A single window of Cyanobacteriota bacterium DNA harbors:
- the lpxA gene encoding acyl-ACP--UDP-N-acetylglucosamine O-acyltransferase: protein MTIHPTAVIEPGAQLGENVTVGAYSVIDRDVQLGDGCAIGSHVSILGHTILGAGCRVHAGAVIGDLPQDLAYTGGVSYVRIGNNTVIREGVTIHRGTKPDSVTTIGDGCLLMVNSHVGHNATVGNQVIITNGALLAGYVQVGDRTVISGNCLIHQHTRIGRLAMLCGSTATQRDVPPFCMTRSFTNTVISLNVVGLRRAGFTPAQRLEVKRAFDTLYRSGLSVAEAVSKLEQNPESELTLEFCNFIKSSKRICKFYFQTRKATDEDDADEV from the coding sequence ATGACCATTCACCCGACCGCAGTGATCGAACCGGGAGCACAACTAGGAGAAAACGTAACCGTTGGTGCCTATTCGGTTATCGATCGTGATGTACAGCTTGGAGATGGCTGCGCAATTGGCTCCCATGTCTCCATCCTAGGACACACCATATTAGGGGCTGGGTGTCGGGTTCATGCAGGGGCGGTAATCGGTGACTTGCCCCAAGATTTGGCCTATACCGGTGGGGTTAGCTACGTGCGCATCGGCAACAATACAGTCATTCGCGAAGGAGTCACAATCCATCGTGGAACAAAGCCTGATAGTGTCACCACCATAGGTGATGGCTGTTTGCTGATGGTCAACAGTCATGTGGGTCATAACGCTACTGTTGGCAATCAGGTAATTATTACTAATGGGGCGCTGTTAGCAGGGTATGTGCAGGTAGGCGATCGGACAGTTATTAGTGGCAACTGCCTCATTCATCAACATACCCGCATTGGTAGGCTGGCTATGCTTTGTGGCTCAACTGCCACTCAGCGGGACGTGCCTCCCTTTTGTATGACCCGCAGTTTCACTAACACGGTTATTAGCTTAAATGTGGTAGGGCTACGGCGGGCAGGCTTTACTCCTGCACAGCGCCTAGAGGTCAAGCGTGCCTTTGACACACTCTATCGCTCTGGATTATCTGTGGCTGAGGCCGTCAGCAAGCTGGAACAAAACCCAGAATCAGAATTAACCCTAGAGTTTTGCAACTTTATTAAGTCATCCAAGCGCATCTGCAAGTTTTACTTCCAAACCAGAAAGGCCACTGATGAGGATGATGCAGACGAAGTATAA
- a CDS encoding phosphoketolase: MTVATTSAPNTTIPDFCAGIQYFGELPAEFDTYGATPAIASGQTAIAKADDMTAAYQTLLYADALRYLTLQITGSKASGHPGGFASQAEAYAALVMLGYKNIMTEVGHHAPGFYSAMFLDRSLEDMGITTVQQLRDRFRETHGLLGHLSGYIPGLLAPAGPLGQGQHFGMAAAFLHRDKLFPFTVGDGGLGEPYVMSSMAHFHTAYPDITNFLPVLVWNGFSQEHHSMVSMKTNEEMMAYWHGNGFEQVVLVDAKDFDDQNQAGDYIDSTICSLEKRLEFTKAVLVGMDTAAQAAMGGKLTVFILKQLKGAGVHALGAKSHNLYPKDTLDSSHIIAALQRRALAPQVWSLVRANCERAGGGPASKTVVTEFELPLPDLGTLPLEEYAIGGEPKVSTTAMGRLVAEVGQRDRRFLVTNADGNEASGIANINQALKINHPTPDPLYNQAPGGQVYEPLSEDACAGLAAGLALMGSRTLWCSYESFAINGLPIWQTVTQAMAELRRATPATITLFTAGALEQGRNGWTHQRPEIEAYFAAMMRNGNIFPLFPPDANSIQVCYDWALTQTNKGVVITASKSALPVRTTLEQTRDGLQQGAIVLQETPGSKLVVFAVIGDMVLIPVYEAAANLAEQGIGSRIVSVVSPRRLYRPTDVLWNTCFQPDGDFLDDTGFEAIFGGSALLGVTGGASAMLEPVMLRSTSRRDTIAWKRGETTATANQIMAFNGITAEALVGRSLTLLA; encoded by the coding sequence ATGACTGTAGCAACCACATCCGCTCCCAACACGACTATCCCTGACTTCTGTGCTGGTATTCAATACTTTGGGGAATTACCGGCTGAGTTTGATACCTATGGTGCCACTCCGGCGATCGCCTCTGGGCAGACAGCAATCGCTAAGGCTGATGATATGACCGCTGCTTACCAGACCCTGCTCTATGCCGATGCACTTCGCTACCTGACTCTACAGATTACAGGCAGCAAGGCATCAGGACACCCTGGTGGATTTGCGAGCCAAGCAGAAGCCTACGCTGCACTGGTAATGCTAGGTTACAAAAATATCATGACCGAGGTAGGGCACCATGCCCCTGGTTTCTACAGCGCTATGTTCCTTGATCGCTCCCTAGAAGATATGGGCATCACCACTGTACAGCAGTTGCGCGATCGCTTCCGAGAAACCCATGGTTTGCTAGGCCACCTCTCTGGCTACATTCCTGGCCTATTGGCTCCTGCTGGCCCCTTGGGTCAAGGCCAACACTTTGGGATGGCAGCGGCCTTCCTGCATCGAGACAAGCTATTTCCTTTCACGGTAGGCGATGGTGGCTTGGGTGAACCCTACGTCATGAGTTCAATGGCACACTTCCACACGGCCTATCCTGACATCACTAACTTCTTGCCGGTGCTGGTATGGAATGGTTTTTCCCAGGAACACCACAGCATGGTTTCCATGAAAACCAATGAAGAAATGATGGCTTACTGGCATGGCAATGGCTTTGAACAGGTAGTGTTGGTGGATGCAAAAGACTTTGACGACCAAAACCAAGCCGGTGATTACATTGACAGTACTATTTGTTCCCTAGAGAAGCGGTTAGAGTTTACCAAGGCCGTGCTTGTAGGTATGGATACAGCGGCTCAGGCGGCTATGGGCGGCAAATTAACTGTGTTTATTCTTAAGCAACTAAAAGGAGCTGGTGTTCATGCATTGGGAGCTAAATCTCACAACCTCTATCCCAAGGATACCTTAGACAGTTCCCATATCATTGCAGCGCTACAACGCCGTGCCTTGGCACCTCAGGTCTGGTCACTAGTGCGTGCTAACTGTGAGCGGGCTGGGGGTGGCCCTGCCAGTAAGACTGTGGTCACCGAATTTGAGTTGCCCTTGCCAGATTTGGGGACTCTGCCCTTGGAGGAATATGCCATTGGTGGTGAGCCTAAGGTTTCTACAACAGCGATGGGACGACTGGTGGCTGAGGTGGGTCAGCGCGATCGTCGCTTCTTGGTCACGAATGCCGATGGCAACGAAGCGTCTGGCATTGCCAACATTAACCAAGCCCTAAAAATTAATCATCCCACCCCTGATCCCCTCTACAACCAAGCACCTGGCGGCCAAGTCTATGAGCCGCTGAGTGAAGATGCCTGTGCTGGTCTGGCTGCTGGTCTTGCCCTTATGGGATCCCGCACTCTCTGGTGTTCCTACGAATCCTTTGCGATTAATGGCCTGCCTATCTGGCAGACTGTTACCCAAGCCATGGCAGAACTACGCCGCGCTACACCGGCTACTATCACTCTGTTTACCGCAGGAGCACTAGAGCAGGGACGCAACGGCTGGACACATCAGCGCCCAGAGATTGAAGCCTATTTTGCGGCTATGATGCGGAATGGCAACATCTTTCCCCTATTTCCACCCGATGCTAACAGCATTCAAGTTTGCTACGACTGGGCATTGACTCAAACCAACAAAGGCGTGGTGATTACAGCTAGCAAGTCAGCTCTGCCAGTTCGCACTACCCTAGAGCAGACACGAGATGGGTTGCAACAGGGAGCGATAGTTCTCCAAGAAACTCCAGGCAGCAAGCTAGTGGTATTTGCTGTCATTGGAGACATGGTGCTTATTCCTGTCTATGAAGCAGCAGCGAACCTGGCAGAACAGGGCATTGGCTCTCGCATTGTGTCGGTTGTCTCTCCCCGTCGCCTCTATCGTCCTACGGATGTGTTGTGGAATACCTGCTTCCAACCCGATGGTGACTTTTTGGATGATACTGGTTTTGAGGCTATCTTTGGCGGCAGTGCCCTCTTGGGTGTGACGGGCGGAGCTAGCGCTATGCTAGAACCTGTTATGTTGCGTAGCACGAGCAGGCGTGACACTATTGCCTGGAAACGGGGCGAAACCACGGCGACGGCTAATCAGATCATGGCGTTTAACGGCATCACTGCTGAAGCGCTGGTAGGGCGATCGTTGACCCTACTTGCTTAA
- a CDS encoding TonB-dependent receptor, producing MGLPIPIILNPFQEMTTMMISRSLTGVLIAAAATLSVQILPAQAEDAMVNPPGGTIAQASPPAAPTPEAKPTELAPEDEEEITVIDRILKQPVYSPFRREGELREATRPTYVVTREEIAAQGARTVQEALKFLPGIASDGTAGGHLGALSSQFARGASSSQVLILLDGRPINTFDTGAFDLSNFTTDFVEQVEYTSGGGSTLYGSSAIGGVINIITRRPPSQGVTASTQLQVGSYSYNQQAVQSAGRLDATGYVIGYNRTQSFSNFPFEIPRANFSGIRENADVLYENLNLRLEQALGDRNTLDFSVLFLNKDLGNPGGVPIPITGSAGRFNSLTRNDRTLTDQWLTSLTWTSKLGGGNDSLLTARFFADFLDTRVTRPNFDNQFESYQNALGLQVQHSWRFTPSQTITYGADYRNTNVNNRDLVISTNSRTDQYNKGLSQGAIFALYDVKFSPEFSFNVGIRQDFNSLANGSVTSPAAGLRWQVSESTTLRANYARSFRVPTAVDLFFPGFSNPNLRPETANAFDIGVDQTLGNFGLLRFTAFYNEVSDAIVFVFNPATFAGAPENVRRVRTLGFEAAANVQVAENWYLFANYTLNNSRILDDPNALLIGNRLAFTDADSFNVGLSYETPQGFYAGVLLHLLGQRFTNLTNTESLPSYTTVDLKLRVPIDRTLVINASLNNVFDQRYEVFPGFPGIGINFRAGLNWSF from the coding sequence GTGGGTTTACCAATTCCCATAATCCTTAACCCCTTTCAGGAGATGACTACCATGATGATTTCTCGATCGCTAACTGGTGTTCTCATAGCGGCTGCCGCTACCTTGTCTGTGCAAATTTTGCCAGCACAGGCAGAGGATGCAATGGTTAATCCACCAGGGGGCACGATCGCCCAAGCTTCACCCCCAGCAGCCCCAACTCCAGAAGCAAAACCCACAGAACTCGCCCCAGAAGATGAGGAAGAAATCACAGTCATTGACCGAATCCTCAAGCAACCTGTGTATAGCCCCTTTCGCCGCGAAGGGGAATTGCGGGAAGCTACCCGCCCTACCTACGTTGTGACTCGTGAAGAGATCGCAGCTCAAGGAGCTAGAACCGTGCAAGAAGCTCTGAAATTCTTGCCGGGGATTGCATCAGACGGCACGGCAGGTGGACACCTAGGGGCACTGAGTTCACAGTTTGCACGAGGGGCATCTAGCTCGCAGGTGCTGATTTTGCTGGATGGTCGCCCAATCAACACCTTTGATACTGGTGCGTTCGACCTCTCTAACTTTACTACCGATTTTGTAGAGCAGGTGGAATATACCTCTGGTGGTGGTTCTACACTTTACGGATCCAGTGCGATCGGCGGTGTGATTAATATCATCACCCGTCGTCCACCTTCTCAAGGGGTGACGGCAAGCACCCAACTGCAAGTGGGAAGCTACAGCTACAATCAGCAGGCGGTTCAATCTGCAGGACGGTTAGATGCTACGGGCTATGTGATCGGCTATAACCGCACCCAATCCTTTAGCAACTTCCCCTTCGAGATTCCCCGTGCTAATTTCAGCGGCATTCGAGAGAATGCTGACGTGCTGTACGAAAACTTAAACTTGCGCCTAGAGCAGGCATTGGGCGATCGCAATACTCTAGACTTTAGTGTACTGTTCCTGAACAAAGATTTAGGCAATCCTGGTGGCGTACCAATTCCCATCACTGGGTCAGCAGGCCGCTTTAATTCTCTAACCCGCAACGATCGTACCCTTACAGATCAATGGCTCACTAGCCTTACGTGGACATCTAAACTGGGCGGAGGTAATGATTCCCTGCTGACAGCTCGTTTCTTCGCTGATTTCCTGGATACCCGTGTTACTCGGCCCAACTTCGACAACCAATTTGAGAGTTATCAAAATGCTCTAGGTTTACAGGTACAGCACAGTTGGCGTTTTACACCCAGCCAGACAATCACCTATGGGGCAGACTACCGTAATACAAATGTCAACAACCGTGACTTGGTAATTTCAACCAATAGTCGTACCGACCAATACAATAAGGGCCTGAGCCAAGGAGCTATCTTTGCCCTTTACGATGTAAAATTTTCCCCAGAATTTAGCTTCAATGTCGGCATTCGACAAGATTTCAACAGTCTAGCGAACGGCTCTGTAACGTCACCAGCAGCTGGATTGCGTTGGCAGGTATCAGAAAGCACGACTCTGCGAGCTAACTATGCCCGCAGCTTCCGGGTACCCACGGCGGTCGATTTGTTTTTCCCTGGGTTTAGTAACCCTAATCTGCGTCCAGAAACTGCCAATGCTTTCGATATTGGTGTTGATCAGACCTTAGGCAATTTTGGCCTGCTGCGGTTTACGGCTTTCTACAACGAAGTATCGGATGCGATCGTCTTTGTGTTTAACCCTGCCACCTTCGCTGGGGCACCCGAAAATGTGCGTCGGGTAAGAACCTTGGGCTTTGAAGCAGCAGCAAATGTGCAAGTAGCAGAAAACTGGTATCTGTTCGCAAACTACACGCTGAATAATTCTCGCATCTTGGATGATCCCAATGCTCTGTTGATTGGCAATCGCCTAGCATTCACCGATGCAGACAGTTTCAATGTGGGTCTTTCCTACGAGACTCCTCAAGGCTTCTACGCGGGGGTACTGCTCCATTTGTTGGGGCAACGGTTCACAAATTTAACCAACACGGAATCGTTACCTAGCTATACCACTGTGGATTTGAAATTGCGGGTGCCGATCGATCGCACCCTTGTGATCAATGCCAGCCTTAATAATGTATTTGATCAACGCTATGAGGTGTTTCCAGGCTTCCCTGGCATTGGCATTAACTTCCGAGCTGGGTTGAACTGGTCATTCTAG
- the psaC gene encoding photosystem I iron-sulfur center protein PsaC, which produces MSHSVKIYDTCIGCTQCVRACPLDVLEMVPWDGCKAQQIASSPRTEDCVGCKRCETACPTDFLSIRVYLGAETTRSMGLAY; this is translated from the coding sequence ATGTCTCACTCAGTCAAAATTTACGATACTTGTATTGGTTGCACCCAGTGCGTTCGCGCCTGTCCTCTAGATGTGCTAGAAATGGTTCCCTGGGACGGTTGCAAGGCACAGCAAATTGCCTCATCCCCCCGCACTGAAGATTGTGTTGGTTGTAAGCGGTGTGAAACTGCCTGTCCTACAGACTTTTTGAGCATTCGAGTCTATCTTGGTGCAGAAACAACCCGCAGCATGGGCTTGGCTTACTAG
- a CDS encoding TMEM165/GDT1 family protein, with amino-acid sequence MDWDLLGMSFVTVFLAELGDKSQVAAIALGGSSKFPRSVFWGTAGALLLASLLGVLMGEGVASVLPTHWVKSLAAVGFVVMAVRLLRSRGDDNLSD; translated from the coding sequence ATGGATTGGGATCTTCTGGGCATGAGTTTTGTCACCGTTTTCTTAGCAGAACTAGGGGACAAAAGCCAAGTTGCTGCTATTGCTTTGGGTGGAAGTTCTAAATTTCCCCGCAGTGTATTTTGGGGCACAGCAGGTGCTCTCCTGTTGGCCAGCTTGCTAGGGGTGTTAATGGGTGAGGGGGTAGCAAGTGTGCTCCCAACCCATTGGGTCAAGTCACTCGCTGCTGTAGGTTTCGTGGTGATGGCAGTGCGACTGTTGCGATCGCGCGGTGACGATAATTTGTCTGACTAG